One Anaerolineae bacterium genomic window, TCAACCACGTAAATCATATCTCCCAGGGCGTCAATAGTGGCGCGATACTGAGTTTCTGAAGTTCGCAAAGCCTCGGTGGCCTGTCTATGCTCGGTGATGTCAAAAAGGGAGGTGATCAAGGCGTCTGCATGGCTGTACTTAAAAGGATGCACGGAAATCAAAACCCAGAAGGGGCTACCATCGGGTCGCCTGGCTTGTAATTGGTGGTTATTTAGATAACCGTGCCGTTGCACGGCTTCCAACACAAAGGGGCGGTCTCTTTCCGGGTTATAGTAAAAATTGGGGATGGGCTGGCCGATGAGAGTTTCAACATCTTGATCCAGAATATAGCCTAACTCTTTGTTGGCGTACAGAATGGTGCCGTCCGCGATGCGGGTGATGAGAATGGCCATGGGGGTAGTTTCCAGAATCAGGCGTTGATATTCCGCTGCCTCCCGCAATTCTTGTTCGTGTTGTTTTAGATTATTTTCCAGGGCGGTGATCACACTCCGGCTGGCGGTTAATACATAATCATCTATGGTTTCCCCCCATTCCGGGTGCTGGAGGGTCTCTTTATCCAGACGCCGCCGGATGACCAGGTGCAAACTATGCATCGCTTCAATTGTACTCATTGGAGAGGTCTGGCCTGAGCTTAGGGCTTGCCGAATAAACGTCTTCATCCCTTCAGCCCAATCCGCCTCACCGCGCAGCGATTGGATGAGCAGCAGCATGACCAGTTCAATCGTACCGCGGATAGCTTCTTCTGGGCGGGGATCGCCCCACTGTTGGCGCAGGGCCGTATAATCATCTATGAGCTGATTCTGGCGCTGGTCAAGCCATTGGTCAAACATGGGAGACCTCCAAAATGTAGCAAGTAATTATTTAATACAGCTCAATCCCTAAACTATAGAGAGCCATTGTCAGGCCGGTTTGCAAATCGCTCAGGGTGGTGATTTCACTCCAGTCAATGCCCAGGTCAACAATAGTTTCGGCTACTGCCTCGGAGATACCCGTCACTATGGTACGTGCGCCCTTGAGCCGCGCGGCCTGGATGGTTTTATGCAAGTGATTGGCTGTGCCGCTATCAACAATAGGCACGCCGGTGA contains:
- a CDS encoding PAS domain-containing protein, which encodes MFDQWLDQRQNQLIDDYTALRQQWGDPRPEEAIRGTIELVMLLLIQSLRGEADWAEGMKTFIRQALSSGQTSPMSTIEAMHSLHLVIRRRLDKETLQHPEWGETIDDYVLTASRSVITALENNLKQHEQELREAAEYQRLILETTPMAILITRIADGTILYANKELGYILDQDVETLIGQPIPNFYYNPERDRPFVLEAVQRHGYLNNHQLQARRPDGSPFWVLISVHPFKYSHADALITSLFDITEHRQATEALRTSETQYRATIDALGDMIYVVDADLKFVLYNAEVRRRLELLGMTGEIIGRDLFDVFPFLPDEARDEYRQVFASGKAIITQEVMGLASGRVYTETHKIPIVENINGTPQVSQVITIARDITAQKAAEAEREQWQQELIEAQKQAIQELSTPIIPVMDRIIVLPLI